A genomic window from Nicotiana sylvestris chromosome 11, ASM39365v2, whole genome shotgun sequence includes:
- the LOC104226322 gene encoding homeobox-leucine zipper protein REVOLUTA isoform X1, with translation MAMVVQQHRESSSGSITKHLDSSGKYVRYTAEQVEALERVYAECPKPSSLRRQQLIRECPILSNIEPKQIKVWFQNRRCREKQRKESSRLQTVNRKLSAMNKLLMEENDRLQKQVSQLVCENGFMRQQLHTASAATTDVSCESVVTTPQHSLRDANNPAGLLSIAEETLAEFLSKATGTAVDWVPMPGMKPGPDSVGIFAISHSCSGVAARACGLVSLEPTKIAEILKDRPSWFRDCRNVEVFTMFSAGNGTIELLYTQIYAPTTLAPARDFWTLRYTTTLENGSFVVCERSLSGTGAGPNAASASQFVRAQMLPSGYLIRPCDGGGSIIHIVDHLNLEAWSAPEILRPLYESSKVVAQKMTIAALRYARQIAQETSGEVVYGLGRQPAVLRTFSQRLSRGFNDAINGFSDDGWSLLSSDGGEDVIVAVNSRKNIATTSVPLSPLGGILCAKASMLLQNVPPVVLVRFLREHRSEWADFNVDAYVASSMKSCSYAYPGMRPTRFTGSQIIMPLGHTIEHEEMLEVIRLEGHSIGQEDAFMPRDVHLLQMCSGTDENAVGACSELVFAAIDEMFPDDAPLLPSGFRIIPLESKSSDPQDTSNAHRTLDLASSLEVGPATNPATGDVVSGYSARSVLTIAFQFPFEDNLQDNVATMARQYVRSVVSSVQRVAMAISPAGVNSTFGSKLSPGSPEAVTLSHWICQSYSYHMGTELLQTDSRGDESVLKNLWQHQDAILCCSLKSLPVFIFANKAGLDMLETTLVALQDITLDKIFDESGRKVLFAEFPKIMEQGFAYLPGGICMSAMGRHISYEQAIAWKVFASEETVHCLAFSFINWSFV, from the exons ATGGCTATGGTGGTACAGCAGCATAGGGAGAGTAGTAGTGGTAGTATTACAAAACATCTTGACAGTAGTGGAAAGTATGTCCGGTATACAGCTGAGCAAGTGGAGGCATTAGAGAGGGTTTATGCAGAGTGCCCTAAACCTAGCTCGTTGCGCCGCCAGCAATTGATCCGCGAATGCCCTATTCTGTCGAATATCGAGCCTAAGCAGATCAAAGTTTGGTTTCAAAACAGAAG GTGTCGAGAGAAGCAAAGGAAAGAGTCTTCTAGACTACAGACTGTAAATAGAAAGCTGTCTGCAATGAATAAACTATTAATGGAGGAGAATGATCGCTTGCAAAAACAGGTTTCACAGCTTGTGTGTGAAAATGGCTTTATGCGGCAACAATTGCATACT GCATCAGCGGCCACTACTGATGTAAGTTGTGAGTCAGTGGTTACCACCCCTCAGCATTCCCTCAGAGATGCTAACAACCCTGCTGG ACTGCTGTCGATTGCAGAGGAAACCTTAGCAGAGTTCCTTTCCAAGGCTACAGGAACTGCTGTTGATTGGGTCCCGATGCCTGGGATGAAG CCTGGTCCGGATTCAGTTGGGATTTTTGCCATCTCACACAGTTGTAGTGGAGTGGCAGCCCGAGCATGTGGTCTTGTTAGCTTAGAGCCGACAAAG ATTGCTGAGATCCTCAAAGATCGACCTTCTTGGTTCCGAGACTGCCGGAACGTTGAAGTTTTCACGATGTTTTCTGCAGGAAATGGAACAATTGAGCTTTTGTACACGCAG ATATATGCTCCTACCACCTTGGCTCCTGCACGTGATTTTTGGACTCTGAGATACACAACCACCCTGGAGAATGGTAGTTTTGTG GTTTGTGAAAGATCCCTCTCTGGTACTGGAGCTGGGCCGAATGCTGCTTCTGCTTCCCAGTTTGTAAGAGCTCAAATGCTTCCGTCCGGATATCTAATCCGACCGTGTGACGGTGGAGGATCCATTATACATATTGTTGACCATCTGAATCTTGAG GCATGGAGTGCCCCTGAGATTTTGCGTCCACTTTATGAATCGTCAAAAGTTGTGGCACAGAAAATGACTATTGCG GCACTGCGATATGCAAGGCAAATAGCTCAGGAGACTAGTGGGGAGGTTGTATATGGTCTGGGAAGGCAACCTGCAGTTCTTCGAACATTTAGCCAGAGATTAAGCAG AGGCTTCAATGACGCCATCAATGGATTCAGTGATGATGGCTGGTCATTGTTAAGTTCTGATGGTGGTGAAGATGTTATAGTTGCTGTCAATTCAAGGAAGAACATTGCCACCACTTCCGTTCCTCTTTCACCGCTGGGAGGCATCCTTTGTGCCAAAGCATCAATGCTACTCCAG AATGTTCCTCCTGTGGTACTGGTTCGATTTCTCAGGGAGCACCGTTCAGAGTGGGCGGACTTTAATGTTGATGCCTATGTAGCTTCGTCAATGAAATCTTGTTCATATGCATATCCTGGGATGAGGCCTACCAGATTTACCGGAAGTCAGATAATAATGCCACTTGGCCATACAATTGAACATGAAGAG ATGCTTGAGGTTATTAGATTGGAAGGACACTCTATTGGCCAGGAAGATGCTTTTATGCCAAGAGATGTTCACCTTCTCCAG ATGTGTAGTGGAACTGATGAGAATGCTGTCGGAGCTTGTTCTGAACTAGTTTTTGCTGCAATTGATGAGATGTTTCCAGATGATGCACCCCTGTTGCCCTCCGGGTTTCGTATCATTCCTCTCGAGTCAAAATCA AGCGATCCCCAGGATACATCGAATGCTCATAGAACACTGGATCTGGCATCAAGTCTTGAAGTTGGCCCAGCAACAAACCCTGCTACTGGAGATGTGGTCTCTGGCTACAGTGCACGATCTGTGTTGACAATTGCTTTTCAATTTCCATTCGAGGACAATCTTCAGGACAATGTAGCTACCATGGCGCGCCAGTATGTTCGCAGTGTGGTTTCATCTGTCCAACGGGTTGCCATGGCAATATCTCCCGCAGGAGTGAATTCAACATTCGGGTCCAAGCTTTCTCCAGGCTCCCCTGAAGCTGTAACGTTGTCGCACTGGATCTGCCAGAGCTACAG TTATCACATGGGGACAGAGTTGCTTCAAACTGATTCGAGGGGCGATGAATCAGTGCTAAAAAATCTTTGGCAACATCAGGATGCTATTTTGTGCTGCTCATTGAAG TCCCTGCCGGTTTTCATTTTTGCTAATAAGGCTGGGCTTGATATGCTGGAGACAACCTTAGTTGCTTTACAGGACATTACTCTAGATAAGATATTTGATGAATCTGGCCGGAAAGTGTTGTTCGCTGAATTTCCCAAGATCATGGAACAG GGTTTTGCGTACTTGCCGGGTGGTATTTGCATGTCAGCAATGGGACGACATATTTCATATGAACAAGCTATTGCATGGAAAGTCTTTGCTTCTGAAGAAACTGTCCACTGCTTAGCCTTCTCATTTATTAACTGGTCATTTGTTTAA
- the LOC104226322 gene encoding homeobox-leucine zipper protein REVOLUTA isoform X2 — protein sequence MPGMKPGPDSVGIFAISHSCSGVAARACGLVSLEPTKIAEILKDRPSWFRDCRNVEVFTMFSAGNGTIELLYTQIYAPTTLAPARDFWTLRYTTTLENGSFVVCERSLSGTGAGPNAASASQFVRAQMLPSGYLIRPCDGGGSIIHIVDHLNLEAWSAPEILRPLYESSKVVAQKMTIAALRYARQIAQETSGEVVYGLGRQPAVLRTFSQRLSRGFNDAINGFSDDGWSLLSSDGGEDVIVAVNSRKNIATTSVPLSPLGGILCAKASMLLQNVPPVVLVRFLREHRSEWADFNVDAYVASSMKSCSYAYPGMRPTRFTGSQIIMPLGHTIEHEEMLEVIRLEGHSIGQEDAFMPRDVHLLQMCSGTDENAVGACSELVFAAIDEMFPDDAPLLPSGFRIIPLESKSSDPQDTSNAHRTLDLASSLEVGPATNPATGDVVSGYSARSVLTIAFQFPFEDNLQDNVATMARQYVRSVVSSVQRVAMAISPAGVNSTFGSKLSPGSPEAVTLSHWICQSYSYHMGTELLQTDSRGDESVLKNLWQHQDAILCCSLKSLPVFIFANKAGLDMLETTLVALQDITLDKIFDESGRKVLFAEFPKIMEQGFAYLPGGICMSAMGRHISYEQAIAWKVFASEETVHCLAFSFINWSFV from the exons ATGCCTGGGATGAAG CCTGGTCCGGATTCAGTTGGGATTTTTGCCATCTCACACAGTTGTAGTGGAGTGGCAGCCCGAGCATGTGGTCTTGTTAGCTTAGAGCCGACAAAG ATTGCTGAGATCCTCAAAGATCGACCTTCTTGGTTCCGAGACTGCCGGAACGTTGAAGTTTTCACGATGTTTTCTGCAGGAAATGGAACAATTGAGCTTTTGTACACGCAG ATATATGCTCCTACCACCTTGGCTCCTGCACGTGATTTTTGGACTCTGAGATACACAACCACCCTGGAGAATGGTAGTTTTGTG GTTTGTGAAAGATCCCTCTCTGGTACTGGAGCTGGGCCGAATGCTGCTTCTGCTTCCCAGTTTGTAAGAGCTCAAATGCTTCCGTCCGGATATCTAATCCGACCGTGTGACGGTGGAGGATCCATTATACATATTGTTGACCATCTGAATCTTGAG GCATGGAGTGCCCCTGAGATTTTGCGTCCACTTTATGAATCGTCAAAAGTTGTGGCACAGAAAATGACTATTGCG GCACTGCGATATGCAAGGCAAATAGCTCAGGAGACTAGTGGGGAGGTTGTATATGGTCTGGGAAGGCAACCTGCAGTTCTTCGAACATTTAGCCAGAGATTAAGCAG AGGCTTCAATGACGCCATCAATGGATTCAGTGATGATGGCTGGTCATTGTTAAGTTCTGATGGTGGTGAAGATGTTATAGTTGCTGTCAATTCAAGGAAGAACATTGCCACCACTTCCGTTCCTCTTTCACCGCTGGGAGGCATCCTTTGTGCCAAAGCATCAATGCTACTCCAG AATGTTCCTCCTGTGGTACTGGTTCGATTTCTCAGGGAGCACCGTTCAGAGTGGGCGGACTTTAATGTTGATGCCTATGTAGCTTCGTCAATGAAATCTTGTTCATATGCATATCCTGGGATGAGGCCTACCAGATTTACCGGAAGTCAGATAATAATGCCACTTGGCCATACAATTGAACATGAAGAG ATGCTTGAGGTTATTAGATTGGAAGGACACTCTATTGGCCAGGAAGATGCTTTTATGCCAAGAGATGTTCACCTTCTCCAG ATGTGTAGTGGAACTGATGAGAATGCTGTCGGAGCTTGTTCTGAACTAGTTTTTGCTGCAATTGATGAGATGTTTCCAGATGATGCACCCCTGTTGCCCTCCGGGTTTCGTATCATTCCTCTCGAGTCAAAATCA AGCGATCCCCAGGATACATCGAATGCTCATAGAACACTGGATCTGGCATCAAGTCTTGAAGTTGGCCCAGCAACAAACCCTGCTACTGGAGATGTGGTCTCTGGCTACAGTGCACGATCTGTGTTGACAATTGCTTTTCAATTTCCATTCGAGGACAATCTTCAGGACAATGTAGCTACCATGGCGCGCCAGTATGTTCGCAGTGTGGTTTCATCTGTCCAACGGGTTGCCATGGCAATATCTCCCGCAGGAGTGAATTCAACATTCGGGTCCAAGCTTTCTCCAGGCTCCCCTGAAGCTGTAACGTTGTCGCACTGGATCTGCCAGAGCTACAG TTATCACATGGGGACAGAGTTGCTTCAAACTGATTCGAGGGGCGATGAATCAGTGCTAAAAAATCTTTGGCAACATCAGGATGCTATTTTGTGCTGCTCATTGAAG TCCCTGCCGGTTTTCATTTTTGCTAATAAGGCTGGGCTTGATATGCTGGAGACAACCTTAGTTGCTTTACAGGACATTACTCTAGATAAGATATTTGATGAATCTGGCCGGAAAGTGTTGTTCGCTGAATTTCCCAAGATCATGGAACAG GGTTTTGCGTACTTGCCGGGTGGTATTTGCATGTCAGCAATGGGACGACATATTTCATATGAACAAGCTATTGCATGGAAAGTCTTTGCTTCTGAAGAAACTGTCCACTGCTTAGCCTTCTCATTTATTAACTGGTCATTTGTTTAA